One part of the Falco peregrinus isolate bFalPer1 chromosome 14, bFalPer1.pri, whole genome shotgun sequence genome encodes these proteins:
- the EXOSC6 gene encoding exosome complex component MTR3: MPLDHRRLRGPEESQPPGAWAAAGEADEDEEGAAAPRDPCALRPLFARAGLLSQAGGSAYVELRGGTKVLCAAWGPREPGEPGGAGGARLLCEFRRAPFAGRGPRCRPGSAAEREAEREAAAALREALEPAVRLARYPRARLAVSALLLQDGGSSLAAAISAASLALADAGVEMYDLAVGCALSRPPGPAASWLLQPGEPEERRAAARLTVALLPALNQVSAVLGAGQGAPPDAWAQALRLGLDGCHRLYPVLRQSLLRAARRRHAAATSA; the protein is encoded by the coding sequence ATGCCGCTGGATCACCGCCGCCTGCGGGGCCCCGAGGAGTCGCAGCCGCCGGGGGCGTGGGCGGCGGCCGGGGAGGCGGACGAGGATGAGGAGGGGGCGGCTGCGCCGCGGGACCCCTGCGCGCTGCGGCCGCTGTTCGCCCGCGCCGGGCTGCTGAGCCAGGCGGGGGGCTCGGCCTACGTGGAGCTGCGCGGCGGCACCAAGGTGCTGTGCGCGGCCTGGGGCCCGCGGGAGCCCGGCgagccggggggggcgggcggggcgcggctGCTGTGCGAGTTCCGCCGGGCGCCCTTCGCGGGCCGCGGGCCGCGCTGCCGGCCGGGCTCGGCGGCGGAGCGGGAGGCGgagcgggaggcggcggcggcgctgcgggaGGCGCTGGAGCCGGCGGTGCGGCTGGCTCGGTACCCGCGGGCGCGCCTGGCCGTCAGcgcgctgctgctgcaggacgGGGGCTCGTCGCTGGCCGCCGCCATCAGCGCCGCGTCGCTGGCGCTGGCCGACGCGGGGGTGGAGATGTACGACCTGGCGGTGGGCTGCGCCCTtagccgcccccccggccccgccgccagctggctgctgcagcccggGGAGCCCGAGGAGCGacgcgccgccgcccgcctcaCCGTGGCCCTGCTGCCGGCCCTCAACCAGGTGTCGGCGGTGCTGGGCGCCGGGCAGGGCGCTCCCCCCGACGCCTGGGCTCAGGCGCTGCGCCTCGGCCTCGACGGCTGCCACCGCCTGTACCCCGTGCTGCGGCAGAGCCTGCTgcgggccgcccgccgccgccacgcTGCTGCCACCAGTGCCTGA
- the LOC106112295 gene encoding RNA-binding Raly-like protein isoform X2 — protein MTLFGSGDAGWRYLDMAREPKPSRARLGQKRQHGSSLYHSNCDLDYDLYRDNFPYRVYEYQKIPPLINRIPVKARRTHVGAGGKSSPSPQPGARSSTSSTVGRTKLRAEELHSIKGELSQIKAQVDSLLESLDRMDQRRERLAGSKESEKKRVETGAESPSPAGEGSREPRGKEGTGADGHSDLRNIDSAEESTDTEETMKNHMSDPEGSQ, from the exons ATTTGGACATGGCCAGGGAACCCAAGCCAAGCCGGGCCAGGCTGGGCCAGAAGCGGCAGCATGGCAGCAGCCTGTACCA cagtaACTGCGACCTGGACTACGATCTCTACAGGGACAACTTCCCGTATCG GGTGTACGAGTACCAGAAGATCCCCCCCCTCATTAACCGCATCCCGGTCAAGGCCAGACGAACTCACGTGGGAGCAGGAGGCAAAAGCAGCCCgagcccccagcctggggcGAGGAGCAGCACTAGCTCCACAGTGGGACGGACAAAGT TGCGGGCCGAAGAGCTGCACTCCATCAAGGGGGAGCTGAGCCAGATCAAGGCGCAGGTGGACAGTCTGCTGGAGAGTCTGGATCGCATGGACCAGCGGAGGGAGCGTCTCGCGG GGTCCAAGGAGAGTGAGAAGAAGAGGGTAGAGACAGGGGCAGAGTCGCCGTCTCCAGCAGGAGAGGGGTCACGGGAGCCCCGGGGAAAGGAGGGGACAGGAGCTGACGGGCACAGTGACCTGCGCAACATTGACAGTGCTGAGGAGAGCACAGACACGGAGGAGACG ATGAAAAACCACATGTCAGACCCTGAGGGGAGCCAGTAG
- the LOC106112295 gene encoding RNA-binding Raly-like protein isoform X1, giving the protein MTLFGSGDAGWRYLDMAREPKPSRARLGQKRQHGSSLYHSNCDLDYDLYRDNFPYRVYEYQKIPPLINRIPVKARRTHVGAGGKSSPSPQPGARSSTSSTVGRTKLRAEELHSIKGELSQIKAQVDSLLESLDRMDQRRERLAGSKESEKKRVETGAESPSPAGEGSREPRGKEGTGADGHSDLRNIDSAEESTDTEETVGGGLDPVPGPLLF; this is encoded by the exons ATTTGGACATGGCCAGGGAACCCAAGCCAAGCCGGGCCAGGCTGGGCCAGAAGCGGCAGCATGGCAGCAGCCTGTACCA cagtaACTGCGACCTGGACTACGATCTCTACAGGGACAACTTCCCGTATCG GGTGTACGAGTACCAGAAGATCCCCCCCCTCATTAACCGCATCCCGGTCAAGGCCAGACGAACTCACGTGGGAGCAGGAGGCAAAAGCAGCCCgagcccccagcctggggcGAGGAGCAGCACTAGCTCCACAGTGGGACGGACAAAGT TGCGGGCCGAAGAGCTGCACTCCATCAAGGGGGAGCTGAGCCAGATCAAGGCGCAGGTGGACAGTCTGCTGGAGAGTCTGGATCGCATGGACCAGCGGAGGGAGCGTCTCGCGG GGTCCAAGGAGAGTGAGAAGAAGAGGGTAGAGACAGGGGCAGAGTCGCCGTCTCCAGCAGGAGAGGGGTCACGGGAGCCCCGGGGAAAGGAGGGGACAGGAGCTGACGGGCACAGTGACCTGCGCAACATTGACAGTGCTGAGGAGAGCACAGACACGGAGGAGACGGTAGGAGGAGGGCTAGATCCTGTGCCAGGCCCACTGCTTTTCTAG